From one Ursus arctos isolate Adak ecotype North America unplaced genomic scaffold, UrsArc2.0 scaffold_1, whole genome shotgun sequence genomic stretch:
- the KCNJ3 gene encoding G protein-activated inward rectifier potassium channel 1 isoform X4, whose protein sequence is MSALRRKFGDDYQVVTTSSSGSGLQPQGPGQGPQQQLVPKKKRQRFVDKNGRCNVQHGNLGSETSRYLSDLFTTLVDLKWRWNLFIFILTYTVAWLFMASMWWVIAYTRGDLNKAHVGNYTPCVANVYNFPSAFLFFIETEATIGYGYRYITDKCPEGIILFLFQSILGSIVDAFLIGCMFIKMSQPKKRAETLMFSEHAVISMRDGKLTLMFRVGNLRNSHMVSAQIRCKLLKG, encoded by the coding sequence ATGTCTGCACTCCGAAGGAAATTTGGGGACGATTACCAGGTAGTGACCACCTCGTCCAGCGGCTCGGGCTTGCAGCCCCAGGGGCCGGGCCAGGGCCCGCAGCAGCAGCTTGTGCCCAAGAAGAAGCGGCAGCGGTTCGTGGACAAGAACGGCCGGTGCAATGTACAGCACGGCAACCTGGGCAGCGAGACGAGCCGCTACCTCTCGGACCTCTTCACCACCCTGGTGGACCTCAAGTGGCGCTGGAACCTCTTCATCTTCATCCTCACCTACACCGTGGCCTGGCTCTTCATGGCGTCCATGTGGTGGGTGATCGCCTACACTCGGGGCGACCTGAACAAAGCCCACGTCGGCAACTACACGCCCTGCGTGGCCAATGTTTATAACTTCCCCTCCGCCTTCCTCTTCTTCATTGAGACCGAGGCTACCATCGGCTATGGCTACCGCTACATCACCGACAAGTGCCCCGAGGGCatcatcctcttcctcttccagtccATCCTCGGCTCCATCGTGGACGCCTTCCTCATCGGCTGCATGTTCATCAAGATGTCCCAGCCCAAGAAGCGCGCGGAGACCCTGATGTTTAGCGAGCACGCGGTGATCTCCATGAGGGATGGAAAACTCACGCTCATGTTCCGGGTGGGCAACCTGCGCAACAGCCACATGGTCTCCGCGCAGATCCGCTGCAAGCTGCTCAAA